CATGAGCGCGACGGCTTCGGAGCTGTCGGCGCCGATGACGACGCGGTTGGGCCGCATGAAGTCCTCGATGGCCGACCCTTCGCGCAAAAACTCCGGATTTGACACGATGTCGAACCGAACCGGTTTCTTCTGGGTCTTCTTGATGACCTCACGGAGCCTCTCTCCAGTGCCGACCGGGACGGTGGATTTGGTGGCGATGACCTTATAGCTGGTCATGTGCTCGGCGATCCCGAGGCCGACTTTTTCGACATACGAGAGGTCGGCGGAGCCGTCCTCTCGCGAGGGCGTGCCCACGGCAATGAAGATGACCAGGGCCTCGGCCACCGCCTTGGCGATGTCGGTGGTGAACGTCAGACGGCCGTCGCGAATGCCTTTGGACACCAGCTCCGTGATGCCCGGCTCGTAGAAGGGCACCGTGCCCTTTTCAAGCGTGCCGATCCGCCTGGCGTCGGCGTCCATGCAGGTCACGTTCAGACCGAATTCGGCAAAGCAGGCTCCGGTCACCAGTCCGACGTAGCCCGTTCCGATTACACTAATGTGCATGGGGCGGCCCTAGAAGAATTAGGAACTAGCTCAAAGGTGTTCGGTGCGATGTATTGTTATCGGTTGCCGGCGACTATAGCACAAGGCCGTATCAGGCACGAACGTTTGTCGCAATGGAACGGAGGGTACAGAGGAATGGATTGGCGACAGGCACCGATAGGAAGGGCATCGGTCCCCGTAATTGACTCGCTCTTCGGCCTTCAGTAGACTGCCCGCACAGAAGGAGCGTCCGTCATGGCGTCACAAGGCGGCACGATGATACGGCCCCTGGCCGTGATGATGAAGCGGAACCCCCGGTCCATTAGTCCGGAGGCGACGCTCGCCGAAGCTGCGGCCAGGATGCGGGATGCACGGGTCGGCGCGATTCTGGTCGCGGAGCACGGCACGTTCGTAGGAATCATCAGCGAGACGGATCTGGTCCGCAAAGCCATGGCGAGCCATCTGAATCCCGCGCAGGTGACGGTGCGGTCGGTCATGAGCAGTCCGGTCATCGCGATCGATCAGGACCGCTCCGCGCACGACGCGAGCGATCTCATGGCTGAAAAAGGTATCCGGCATCTGGGGGTGACGGAGGATGGACGCATCGTTGGAATCGTGACCGTCCGGGATTTGCTGAGATATTTCAAAAACTGGGGCCCGCACTAAACTCACCGCGACAGAGTTTCCTTCACGCATGGCGACTTCATCCGCGACGTCCCCGCGCCTCTGGCTCTTTGCGACCGCTTTCGTAAGCGGCGCCGCCGTCATGGCGCTGGAAATTCTCGGCAGCCGCCTGCTCGCGCCGGTCTTCGGCAATTCGCTGTTCGTCTGGGGCGCGCTCATTGGCGTGATCCTCGCCGCAATGAGCAGCGGCTACGCGATGGGCGGCTGGCTGGCGGACCGCCACAAGGGCGCCGTCGTGCTGGCGGGGCTCTTGCTCGGTGCCGGGGCCTGGACGTTACTGCTGGCCTGGGCGGGACAGCCGGTGATGCTCACCTTCGCGAGCTGGATCGACGATCCACGCTGGGGGCCGTGCCTTGCCGCAAGCGTGCTGCTGGCCCCACCGGCCTTCGGGTTGAGTGGCGTGTTGCCGGCGCTGCTGCGGCTTTCCATTGCAGACATGGGGCATCTCGGCCGCCACACTGGCTTGATGATTGCCGTCTCCACGGTCGGCAGTCTAGTCGGCACGTGGGGGACCGCCTTCTATCTGTTGACCTGGCTGGGCAGCGCGGCGATGGTGGCGCTGCTGGGTGTCGTGCAAATCGTTCTCGGCCTGCTCTGGGGCTGGCAGGCGTCGGTCGGCGCGCGGGCGGCGGCGCCGGTGCTAAGCGGCCTCGGGCTGCTCTTCTGGCTGGCAGCCCATCCGGGACTGGCGCTGCCGGAGAACCTCAAGAAACTGATTCCCCCGACGCCGATCCATCAGGAGGACAGCCCCTATCAGCAAGTGCGCGTGCGGGACGACAAGGACGAAGTTTTCCGCTACCTGATCCTCGACCGTACCTTTCACGCGGTCATGTGGACGGTGGATCCGAACGCCCTGTTCCTACCCTACAGCCAGATGATGATGACGGCGCTGGCGCTACCGCACGAGCCGAAGCGGGGACTGATCCTCGGCCATGGCGGCGGCTCGCTGGCCAAGTGGCTGGCGCACTACTGGCCGGAGATGGAGCTGGACACGGTGGAGGTGGATCCCGCGGTCGTCCAGGCGGCCGCAACCTATTTCGGCTACGCACCGCCAGCACAGCATCACGTCTACGTGAAAGACGCGCGGATGTTTCTACGCGGGGCGACCGCCACCTACGACGTCATCTGGCTTGACGTCTTTGCGCGGCACCTCATTCCGTTTCACCTGACCACACAGGAGTTTTTTCGAGAGTTGCGCGCCCATTTGAATCCAGATGGGGTGCTGGCTGTGAATCTGGCCTCGTCGGGCGAAGGGCCGGACCAGTTGCGGGCCCAATCCGTGGTGGCGACTATGAAGACGGTCTTTCCCGCGATTCTCTCGTATGGCGTCAAAGGGCCGTGGAAAACGATGCCGCAGACCAGGGCCGAAAACCTCATTTTCTTTGCCGGCGCCCCGGTGGAGCGCCTCGCCCCCGAGACTCTCAAGTCCAAGGTCAGCGCCTTGCTGCTCCAGCGGCGCCTGCCGATCGAGGCGGAGGAACTGCAGGCGACCCGGATTACGCAGGATTGGCCGGCCGGGACGGTCCTGACGGACGACTATGCCCCCTACGATCTGCTGATCGGGGGCACCGGCGCGCCCCCCCGCCCAGGAGGGGCCGGAGCCCCGCACTAAAGCGCAACCGAGGGCCTGTTTTTGAGGTCGTGAGGGGGGGCGACGGGGCAAAGAAAGTTGCTTGCTTCCCTTTGTGCCCTATGCTATAAGTTCCGCGGTTTCAGGGTGTCTTGTCCCCACGAAACTCGCGCATAATTAGATTCAGGATTTCGTTTTTCACTATTAATCACCGCCTTTTTATTGCAAGGAGGTTGGCAATGGGCAAGATGATGGTGTCAGTGTTCTTCGGCCTCATGCTAGTGATGGCCGGGGCATCAGCGGCGTTCGCGTTGCAGGCTGGCGGTGTGGAAATCGGTGATCTGGAGACCGGCTCGGTGGTTGGCCAGCCGTTTAAGTCGTTGGACGTGGACGTGGAATTGTTCGCGCTTGAGCTGGGAGGCGATCGCGGCAAGAAGGTGTGGTATCCGCCAACAGCCGTGGTGGACTTCAAGGTGCGTCCGGGCCGGCCCTTCCTGATGAAGGTGACCAATAACAGCATGGTCGAGCATGGCTTTATGTTCACGGCGGATGAGAACCAGGCCGCTCCGACCGTGCTGAAGGCGAAGGTCGTGCTGGCTCCGGGCGAGAGCAAGTACATCGGCATCCCGACCAGCGACCTCTTCTACGCCACGACGGGCAACGTGCTCTATTATAAATGCCATCTGCATCCGGCCCATGTCGGGGGGCGGCTGGTGATGCTGAAGTAGTTCCGTTCCTAACGGTGAGTCACGGCAACGCCCTGTCTGCTGAATGCAGGCAGGGCGTTGTTGCTTTTTGCGGACCCTGTTGGCGGCTGAGGCGTGGGACTGTGGACGAAGGGCAAACAAAAACGCCCCGGCTCGTATGAGCCGGGGCGTTTCACGGTCAGACAAAATCGGAGCGATTAGTTCCGGACGCCGCTCCAGACCTTGGCCGGATCAATGGTCTTGTCCGGGTTCAGCTTCTTAGCCTTGTCCAGCAGGACCTCGGTCTTCTCGGGATAAGCCGGGTCGGAGATGCAGCAGTTGTCCACCGGGCAGACGGCTGCGCACTGCGGCTCGTCGAAGTGGCCCACGCACTCGGTGCAGCGCTCGTGCGTGATTACATAGTCGCCCTGACCTTCGCCCACATGGTGCCCCTTGGCCTCGGCGTCGGCGCGGCTTTCGAAGATGGCTTCGTTAGGGCACTCCGGCACGCAGGCGCCGCAGGAGATGCATTCAGACGTAATCAGTAGCGACATGATAAAGTCTCCTTCGCAAACAGTATTGACAATGACGTCAAACCGATATTCAATCTACTCAACGGGCGCCATTCTAGACCGCGCCACTTTTTCAAGTCAACCACGGAGCAGCGGGCAGAAGACCTAGCCAAATACCCCATTGGGCCTAGTTTGCAAAGAAGGCGATCCCACTCATTTCTATGAACATTTTACGGCCGCAGGAAGGCAAGCCGGATCGGCGTCGGATCGTGCTGCTGATCGTGCTGGCGGTGGGCGTGCTGACAGCCAGCTGGTTTCTGACCAGCCCCAAGCAGGCTGATACCATTCTAGTCACCTTTCCCAGCGGGACCATGATGGAAACAGAAGTGGCCGACACGCCGGAGAAACTTCTCTTCGGGCTGGCCTTTCGGGATGCGTTGCCGCCGGCCTCTGGGATGCTGTATATCTTCGAGCAGTCGGATCGCCACAAGGTCTGGACTAAGGGATTCCGGTTCCCGGTCGACATGATCTGGGCGGACGAGAGCCGGCATGTGGTACATCTGGTGGAGCGCGCGGCGCCCTGCGAAACGGATCCCTGTGCAACGTATGGGCCCCCGCCGACCAATGCCCGGTATATTATTGAGACCGATGCGGGGTTTATTCAGAAGGAAAAACTGGTGACCGGGGCCGAATTGAAATTCACGCTAAAGCTGGACCTATGAGCGGATCTGCCAAGACAGTGGGGATGGAAGGCTTCACGCGCATCGCGCGCGAGGACGAAATTCCGGTCGGCACCGCCAAGGTGGCCACGGTCAACGGCCGCGAGCTTGCCATCTTCAACGTCAACGGCACCTTCTACGCTGTCTATAATATCTGCCCCCATCAGGGCGGGCCACTCGCCGAAGGGACGCTCAAGGGCCATACGGTCTCCTGTCCCTGGCACGATCTGGCCTTCGACGTACGGACCGGGCTGGCCTCCGACGGCGGTGGGAATTGCGTGGGGAGCTACGAAGTGAAGGTCAAGGAGCACGACGTCTTCGTCGGGCCCCGCCGCCGAGTCCAGGATTAACTCTCGGAGCCGACGCGATGGCTGCATCAGATGGCCCCGCA
Above is a genomic segment from Nitrospira sp. containing:
- a CDS encoding CBS domain-containing protein: MASQGGTMIRPLAVMMKRNPRSISPEATLAEAAARMRDARVGAILVAEHGTFVGIISETDLVRKAMASHLNPAQVTVRSVMSSPVIAIDQDRSAHDASDLMAEKGIRHLGVTEDGRIVGIVTVRDLLRYFKNWGPH
- a CDS encoding YfhL family 4Fe-4S dicluster ferredoxin — translated: MSLLITSECISCGACVPECPNEAIFESRADAEAKGHHVGEGQGDYVITHERCTECVGHFDEPQCAAVCPVDNCCISDPAYPEKTEVLLDKAKKLNPDKTIDPAKVWSGVRN
- a CDS encoding DUF192 domain-containing protein, giving the protein MNILRPQEGKPDRRRIVLLIVLAVGVLTASWFLTSPKQADTILVTFPSGTMMETEVADTPEKLLFGLAFRDALPPASGMLYIFEQSDRHKVWTKGFRFPVDMIWADESRHVVHLVERAAPCETDPCATYGPPPTNARYIIETDAGFIQKEKLVTGAELKFTLKLDL
- a CDS encoding methyltransferase domain-containing protein — its product is MATSSATSPRLWLFATAFVSGAAVMALEILGSRLLAPVFGNSLFVWGALIGVILAAMSSGYAMGGWLADRHKGAVVLAGLLLGAGAWTLLLAWAGQPVMLTFASWIDDPRWGPCLAASVLLAPPAFGLSGVLPALLRLSIADMGHLGRHTGLMIAVSTVGSLVGTWGTAFYLLTWLGSAAMVALLGVVQIVLGLLWGWQASVGARAAAPVLSGLGLLFWLAAHPGLALPENLKKLIPPTPIHQEDSPYQQVRVRDDKDEVFRYLILDRTFHAVMWTVDPNALFLPYSQMMMTALALPHEPKRGLILGHGGGSLAKWLAHYWPEMELDTVEVDPAVVQAAATYFGYAPPAQHHVYVKDARMFLRGATATYDVIWLDVFARHLIPFHLTTQEFFRELRAHLNPDGVLAVNLASSGEGPDQLRAQSVVATMKTVFPAILSYGVKGPWKTMPQTRAENLIFFAGAPVERLAPETLKSKVSALLLQRRLPIEAEELQATRITQDWPAGTVLTDDYAPYDLLIGGTGAPPRPGGAGAPH
- a CDS encoding Rieske 2Fe-2S domain-containing protein, with product MSGSAKTVGMEGFTRIAREDEIPVGTAKVATVNGRELAIFNVNGTFYAVYNICPHQGGPLAEGTLKGHTVSCPWHDLAFDVRTGLASDGGGNCVGSYEVKVKEHDVFVGPRRRVQD